The following proteins come from a genomic window of Sardina pilchardus chromosome 1, fSarPil1.1, whole genome shotgun sequence:
- the LOC134081465 gene encoding interferon-induced protein 44-like, with protein sequence MGLYFSKPLLQHDPMMNPPGWCEINWTEIQNLKMKENLKKLKPAVDHLRILVIGPFGAGKSSFIQSIKNILMNRISNSACAVAAAGTCLTKEYKTYQFKDVRGSDLPFVISDVMGLGKDLGVHPRDIVSALKGHIKEGYKFKPTQPCFENDEGYNSCPTVNDKVHCLVFVIPIDTFTANTSNEDEKTHSLLDKDLIKTMQDIRYKACDLGIPHVIILTKVDRACPHVKNDIKHIYRSKIIHQKAQACSEVCGIPMSDVFLVKNYHEEKQLNPDMDAVLLFTLTQILNYANDFVENIKESSSPLADPATLLMETGWRNINWGKNDEMKKNLKKIQPKNPAVDHLRILVIGPIGAGKSSFIQSIKGIFLDRMINTASTVAAGGKNLTHTFTTNLFEDEHGSIQPFVISDVMGLGKDFGVQPGDISNTLNGHIKEGYTFHPVKQCSEKDRIQQLPNSKRESSLLGVHHSNRHLHQKWPFGQ encoded by the exons TCAAAACCTTAAAATGAAGGAGAATTTGAAGAAACTGAAACCTGCTGTTGATCATCTCCGCATCCTTGTGATTGGTCCTTTTGGGGCTGGAAAGTCCAGCTTCATCCAGTCCATAAAGAACATCCTCATGAACAGGATCAGTAACTCAGCTTGTGCAGTTGCAGCTGCTGGCACATGCTTAACTAAGGAA TATAAAACCTACCAATTCAAAGATGTGCGTGGAAGTGATCTGCCATTTGTCATCAGTGATGTCATGGGCCTGGGGAAGGATTTGGGAGTGCATCCTAGAGACATCGTCAGTGCTCTGAAAGGTCATATTAAGGAGGGGTACAAG TTTAAACCTACACAGCCATGCTTCGAGAATGACGAAGGATACAACAGCTGCCCAACTGTGAATGACAAAGTTCACTGCTTGGTGTTCGTCATTCCAATAGACACCTTCACAGCTAACACCAGCAATGAAGATGAGAAGACACACAGCCTCTTGGACAAGGACCTCATTAAGACGATGCAGGACATCCGATACAAAGCTTGTGATTTGG GGATCCCTCATGTGATCATCTTGACAAAGGTGGACCGGGCTTGTCCTCATGTGAAGAACGATATCAAACATATCTACAGGAGCAAGATCATCCATCAAAAG gctCAAGCATGTAGCGAAGTCTGCGGAATTCCCATGAGTGACGTCTTCTTAGTGAAGAACTACCATGAGGAGAAACAGCTCAACCCTGATATGGATGCAGTGCTGCtgttcacactgacacagatcCTGAACTACGCCAACGACTTTGTGGAGAACATTAAG GAGTCTTCATCACCTCTAGCAGATCCAGCAACTCTGT TGATGGAAACCGGCTGGCGTAACATAAACTGGGG aAAAAACGATGAGAtgaagaagaatttgaagaaaatTCAACCCAAGAATCCTGCTGTTGATCATCTCAGGATTCTTGTGATTGGCCCTATCGGAGCAGGAAAGTCCAGCTTCATCCAGTCTATAAAGGGCATCTTCTTGGACAGGATGATCAATACCGCTAGCACAGTGGCAGCTGGTGGCAAAAACTTAACTCACACT TTCACAACCAACCTATTCGAAGATGAGCATGGAAGCATTCAGCCATTTGTCATCAGTGATGTCATGGGTCTGGGCAAGGATTTCGGAGTGCAGCCTGGTGACATCAGCAACACCTTAAATGGTCACATCAAAGAGGGCTACACG tttcATCCTGTAAAGCAATGCTCTGAAAAAGACAGGATACAACAGCTCCCCAACTCTAAACGAGAAAGTTCACTGCTTGGTGTTCACCATTCCAATAGACACCTTCACCAAAAATGGCCGTTTGGACAATGA